The proteins below come from a single Caulobacter flavus genomic window:
- a CDS encoding response regulator, translated as MSVQSGERPTILVVDDEPDILVALEDLLEDRYRVLTSNAPGKALDILAQEPSVALILSDQRMPGLTGDQFLAAARSISDADSILLTGYADLSAVVSALNLGGVSGYVAKPWEPEALRAAVAAGVERTRLRRALRTEQALLRGLMDSIPAVIAFKDAQGRVVRTNASDAHPFADAPEGAEALAAGQPVQVVTEEATLGGPVWTERQYVPLRDEAGHLLVIERDVTDQKMAEIRLRQADKLQALGTLAGGVAHDFNNLLTAILGSLELAGRRLPDADKVRRYLDNASLAARKGAALTHRLLGFSRQQESQPKVVDVADTLMGMDAILVRTLGGAVRIAWDLPADLWPAHVEPDQLELAVLNLSVNARDAMPGGGVISISARNFAMSGPTARHDLPDGDYVLVTVRDTGEGISPELMARIFEPFFTTKPVGKGTGLGLSMVYGFAQRSGGAIDIESQPGEGTAVNLYLPRGSGDCGPGEDCPPVDVALDKQPSRSVLVVDDDPTVRAVTVAMVRDLGHRVIEAEDGEQALRRVRETRPDLMIADFAMPGMTGLELARAAQDLAPGIRVILVTGHADVTPERTDLSLVRKPFENRELADRIRSVLADA; from the coding sequence ATGAGCGTCCAAAGCGGAGAGCGTCCGACGATCCTGGTCGTCGACGACGAGCCCGACATCCTGGTCGCCCTGGAAGACCTGCTGGAAGACCGCTACCGCGTGCTGACCAGCAACGCCCCGGGCAAGGCCCTCGACATCCTGGCCCAGGAGCCGTCGGTCGCCCTGATCCTTTCGGACCAGCGGATGCCCGGCCTGACCGGCGACCAGTTCCTGGCCGCCGCCCGCTCGATCAGCGACGCCGACTCCATCCTGCTGACCGGCTATGCCGACCTGTCGGCCGTGGTCTCGGCCCTGAACCTGGGCGGCGTCAGCGGCTACGTCGCCAAGCCCTGGGAGCCCGAGGCCCTGCGCGCGGCCGTCGCCGCCGGGGTCGAGCGCACGCGCCTGCGCCGCGCCCTGCGCACCGAGCAGGCTCTGCTGCGCGGCTTGATGGACAGCATTCCCGCCGTCATCGCCTTCAAGGACGCGCAAGGCCGGGTGGTCCGCACCAACGCCTCCGACGCGCATCCCTTCGCCGACGCCCCCGAGGGCGCCGAGGCCCTCGCCGCGGGCCAGCCGGTCCAGGTCGTCACCGAGGAAGCCACCCTGGGCGGACCGGTCTGGACCGAACGCCAGTACGTGCCGCTGCGCGACGAGGCCGGGCACCTGCTGGTCATCGAGCGCGACGTCACCGACCAGAAGATGGCCGAGATCCGCCTGCGCCAGGCCGACAAGCTGCAGGCGCTGGGCACTCTGGCCGGCGGCGTTGCCCACGACTTCAACAACCTGCTGACCGCCATTCTGGGCAGCCTGGAGCTGGCCGGCCGCCGCCTGCCCGACGCCGACAAGGTGCGGCGCTATCTCGACAACGCCAGCCTGGCGGCCCGCAAGGGCGCGGCCCTGACCCACCGCCTGCTGGGCTTCAGCCGCCAGCAGGAAAGCCAGCCCAAGGTCGTCGACGTGGCCGACACCCTGATGGGCATGGACGCCATCCTGGTGCGCACCCTGGGCGGCGCGGTGCGCATCGCCTGGGACCTGCCCGCCGATCTGTGGCCGGCGCATGTCGAGCCCGACCAGCTGGAGCTGGCGGTGCTGAACCTGTCGGTCAACGCCCGCGACGCCATGCCGGGCGGCGGGGTGATCTCGATCAGCGCCCGCAACTTCGCCATGTCCGGCCCGACCGCCCGCCACGACCTGCCTGACGGCGACTACGTGCTGGTCACCGTGCGCGACACCGGCGAGGGCATCTCGCCGGAACTGATGGCCCGCATCTTCGAGCCGTTCTTCACCACCAAGCCGGTGGGCAAGGGCACGGGCCTGGGCCTTTCCATGGTCTACGGCTTCGCCCAGCGTTCGGGCGGGGCGATCGACATCGAGAGCCAGCCCGGCGAGGGTACCGCCGTGAACCTCTACCTGCCGCGCGGATCGGGCGACTGCGGCCCGGGCGAAGACTGCCCGCCCGTCGACGTAGCCCTCGACAAGCAGCCGTCGCGCAGCGTGCTGGTGGTCGACGACGACCCCACGGTGCGGGCGGTGACGGTGGCCATGGTGCGCGACCTCGGCCATCGGGTGATCGAGGCCGAGGACGGCGAGCAGGCGCTGCGGCGCGTGCGCGAGACTCGGCCCGACCTGATGATCGCCGACTTCGCCATGCCGGGCATGACGGGCCTGGAACTGGCCCGCGCGGCCCAGGACCTGGCGCCCGGGATCCGGGTCATCCTGGTCACCGGCCACGCCGACGTGACGCCCGAACGAACCGACCTATCGTTGGTGCGCAAACCCTTCGAGAACAGGGAACTGGCCGACCGCATCCGATCAGTCCTGGCCGACGCGTAA
- a CDS encoding response regulator — MTASVLVVEDSETQALRLRGLLEAEGFSVACATSGEAALEHLNAHLPDLIVADFHLPGMDGRELSRQIRLNGRTRALPVLMLTGARESDLERQGLESGADAYVAKSADPKVVIVRLKALLRRAKAETAAPKASEPFRRARVLVAHPSATLRLRLRHLLEHDGYEVAALERLDPDCAALDGELDGVVVGVRGGDRDDLALLAALDARRARLGAPFQLLAFGGEEADRDLLTDALEAGADDVVPASANDEVVRARVRAQLRRKLMADEARRSAGEARAQELALARAEARAAVADDLANANRQLKDAQGQLVQAAKMASLGELVAGIAHEINNPLAFLLGHQDTVERLIATAADETPSPGLDKAKARLASMRVGMKRIQDLVLNLRKFSRLDEGDRHVLDAADSIETVLALLAHKLGDGIEVRRAYAARNTLEGSPALLNQVVMNIVGNAADALGGANGGRGVIGISTRDDGGDFVIAVEDSGPGVPADLRDRIFEPFFTTKPVGAGTGLGLAIAYNVVRAHGGAIAVDQGELGGARFTITIPPPVVDGDAR, encoded by the coding sequence ATGACCGCCTCCGTCCTGGTCGTCGAGGATTCCGAGACCCAGGCCCTGCGCCTGCGCGGCCTGCTGGAAGCCGAGGGCTTCTCGGTGGCCTGCGCGACGAGCGGCGAGGCGGCGCTGGAGCACCTGAACGCCCATCTGCCCGACCTGATCGTCGCCGACTTCCACCTGCCCGGCATGGACGGCCGCGAGCTGTCGCGCCAGATCCGCCTGAACGGCCGCACCCGGGCCCTGCCGGTGCTGATGCTGACCGGCGCGCGTGAGAGCGACCTGGAGCGTCAGGGGCTGGAGAGCGGCGCCGACGCCTATGTCGCCAAGTCGGCCGATCCCAAGGTGGTGATCGTGCGGCTGAAGGCGCTGCTGCGCCGGGCCAAGGCCGAGACCGCCGCGCCCAAGGCCTCCGAACCCTTCCGCCGCGCCCGGGTGCTGGTCGCCCATCCCAGCGCCACCCTGCGCCTGCGCCTGCGTCACCTGCTGGAGCACGACGGCTACGAGGTGGCCGCGCTGGAGCGTCTGGACCCCGACTGCGCGGCGCTGGACGGCGAACTCGACGGCGTGGTCGTCGGCGTGCGCGGCGGCGACCGCGACGACCTGGCCCTGCTGGCCGCCCTGGACGCCCGCCGCGCGCGGCTGGGCGCGCCGTTCCAGCTGTTGGCCTTCGGCGGCGAGGAGGCCGACCGCGACCTGCTGACCGACGCGCTGGAGGCCGGCGCCGACGACGTGGTGCCCGCCTCGGCCAACGACGAGGTGGTGCGCGCCCGGGTCCGCGCCCAGTTGCGCCGCAAGCTGATGGCCGACGAGGCGCGCCGCAGCGCCGGCGAGGCGCGCGCCCAGGAACTGGCGCTGGCGAGAGCCGAGGCCCGCGCCGCCGTCGCCGACGACCTGGCCAACGCCAACCGTCAGCTGAAGGACGCTCAGGGCCAGCTGGTCCAGGCCGCCAAGATGGCCTCGCTGGGCGAGCTGGTCGCCGGCATCGCCCACGAGATCAACAATCCCCTGGCCTTCCTGCTGGGCCACCAGGACACCGTCGAGCGCCTGATCGCCACGGCCGCCGACGAGACCCCCTCCCCCGGCCTCGACAAGGCCAAGGCCCGCCTGGCCTCGATGCGGGTGGGTATGAAGCGCATCCAGGACCTGGTCCTCAACCTGCGCAAGTTCTCGCGCCTGGACGAAGGCGACCGCCATGTTCTGGACGCCGCCGACTCCATCGAGACCGTCCTGGCCCTTCTCGCCCACAAGCTGGGCGACGGCATCGAGGTGCGCCGCGCCTACGCCGCCCGCAACACCCTGGAGGGCTCGCCCGCCCTGCTGAACCAGGTGGTGATGAACATCGTCGGCAACGCCGCCGACGCGCTGGGCGGCGCAAACGGGGGGCGGGGCGTGATCGGCATCTCCACGCGGGACGACGGCGGCGACTTCGTCATCGCGGTCGAGGATTCCGGCCCTGGCGTGCCGGCCGATCTGCGCGACCGCATCTTTGAGCCGTTCTTCACCACCAAGCCCGTCGGGGCCGGCACGGGCCTGGGCCTGGCCATCGCCTACAACGTGGTGCGCGCCCACGGCGGCGCGATCGCCGTCGACCAGGGCGAACTGGGCGGCGCGCGCTTCACCATCACCATCCCGCCCCCTGTCGTCGACGGAGATGCCCGATGA
- a CDS encoding M23 family metallopeptidase, which yields MHFPALKKLPPQARIALGLTVLFAPMAGLAMESPHVNRSTPPAVRTLLNRLDEAPPQPVRMETVWKGADVDGDGASDFANPTGAAPREHDAFGNGAFGARRDGGSRQHEGVDYVAVAGQAAKAPMSGYVTKIGYAYADAPDLRFVEITNPALGYVARAFYVDPDVEVGQTIRLGQVIGHVASLQKHYPGITDHVHLEVIKPGGRRINAAALIQPKLVAAA from the coding sequence ATGCATTTTCCGGCGTTGAAGAAGCTTCCTCCCCAGGCGCGGATCGCCCTGGGTCTGACGGTGCTCTTCGCGCCGATGGCGGGTCTGGCGATGGAAAGCCCGCACGTGAACCGGTCGACGCCGCCCGCGGTGCGGACCTTGCTGAACAGGCTGGACGAGGCCCCGCCCCAGCCGGTGCGCATGGAGACCGTCTGGAAGGGCGCCGACGTCGACGGCGACGGCGCGTCCGACTTCGCCAACCCCACGGGCGCGGCCCCGCGCGAGCATGACGCCTTCGGGAACGGGGCCTTCGGCGCCCGTCGCGACGGCGGCTCGCGCCAGCACGAGGGCGTCGACTACGTCGCCGTCGCCGGCCAGGCCGCCAAGGCGCCGATGTCGGGCTACGTCACCAAGATTGGCTATGCCTACGCCGACGCGCCCGACCTGCGCTTCGTCGAGATCACCAACCCGGCCCTCGGCTACGTCGCCCGCGCCTTCTACGTCGATCCCGACGTCGAGGTCGGCCAGACCATCCGCCTGGGCCAGGTCATCGGCCACGTGGCCAGCCTGCAGAAGCACTATCCGGGCATCACCGACCACGTGCACCTGGAAGTCATCAAGCCCGGCGGCCGACGCATCAACGCCGCGGCGCTGATCCAGCCGAAGCTGGTCGCGGCGGCCTAG
- a CDS encoding isoaspartyl peptidase/L-asparaginase family protein, whose protein sequence is MSKLIAAAALAASLTAAPAFAGDWSLAIHGGAGVINRGDLSPEKDKAYRAGLDEALKAGSAVLEKGGSSLDAVEAAVKVLEDNPLFNAGRGAVFTADGRNELDASIMDGATLKAGAVAGVTRTKHPISLARAVMEKSPHVILAREGADKFSVEQGLEQVDPSWFRTEERWKQLEAWRARQKAALDPTHLYGTVGAVAIDAKGHLAAATSTGGMTGKKWGRIGDSPIIGAGTYAQDGVCAVSATGSGEYFIRTSAAHQVCARIAWKGEDLKTAGDATIKAIGDIGGDGGMITMNARGEVAFPMNSSGMYRGWASARGKGTAIYADEN, encoded by the coding sequence ATGTCCAAGCTCATCGCCGCCGCCGCGCTCGCCGCGTCCCTGACCGCCGCGCCCGCCTTCGCGGGCGACTGGTCTCTGGCAATCCATGGCGGCGCCGGGGTGATCAATCGCGGCGACCTGTCGCCGGAGAAGGACAAGGCCTATCGCGCCGGGCTGGACGAAGCGCTGAAGGCCGGCTCGGCGGTTCTCGAAAAGGGCGGCTCCAGCCTCGACGCCGTGGAAGCGGCGGTGAAGGTGCTGGAGGACAATCCGCTGTTCAACGCCGGGAGGGGCGCGGTCTTCACCGCCGACGGCAGGAACGAGCTCGACGCCTCGATCATGGACGGCGCGACGCTGAAGGCCGGCGCGGTGGCGGGCGTCACCCGCACCAAGCATCCGATCAGCCTGGCCCGGGCGGTGATGGAGAAGTCGCCGCACGTGATCCTGGCCCGCGAGGGCGCCGACAAGTTCTCGGTCGAGCAGGGTCTGGAGCAGGTCGATCCGTCTTGGTTCCGCACCGAAGAACGCTGGAAGCAGCTGGAGGCCTGGCGCGCCAGGCAGAAGGCCGCCCTGGATCCCACCCACCTCTACGGCACGGTCGGAGCGGTCGCCATCGACGCCAAGGGCCACCTGGCGGCGGCGACCTCGACCGGCGGCATGACCGGCAAGAAGTGGGGCCGCATCGGGGATTCGCCCATCATCGGCGCGGGGACCTACGCCCAGGACGGCGTCTGTGCGGTCTCGGCCACGGGCTCGGGCGAATACTTCATCCGCACCAGCGCCGCCCATCAGGTCTGCGCCCGCATCGCCTGGAAGGGCGAGGACCTCAAGACCGCCGGCGACGCCACCATCAAGGCGATCGGCGACATCGGCGGCGACGGCGGCATGATCACCATGAACGCCAGGGGCGAGGTCGCCTTCCCGATGAACAGCTCGGGCATGTACCGCGGCTGGGCCAGCGCCAGGGGCAAGGGCACGGCGATCTACGCGGACGAGAACTAG
- a CDS encoding DUF5597 domain-containing protein — MTSHRKPKWSRHGFAALGAILSLAVAAPSFAQAPLPKLVTKDGKHALMVDGKPFLMLGVQANNAANYPSQMPKVWPAVKAMHANTLEIPIAWEQIEPVEGKFDFSYLDLLLKQARENDTKLVILWFATWKNNGPQYAPEWVKLDDKRFPRLINGKGEVKNSLSPHFRATLEADKKAFVELMRFIKANDPDHTVIMVQPENEVGAYSAIRDFSPTAQKIFDGPVPKDLLKAMNKKPGTWKQVFGKDADEFFYAWSIGRYVDEIAAAGKQVLPLPMYVNAALRDPFNDQDPFTYSSGGPTWNVLDVWKAAAPSIDALAPDIYMRESEKVRKTLEQYGRPDNALFVPEIGSDKAYARYIYDVLGHQGIGFAPFGIDYTGYSNYPLGAKTIDAKAIENFAVHYRLLSPMAREWARLSYEGKVWGVGEQEGGKPETIDLGGRWNVRVTYGEWQFGSIEAPWMAKAEKQPDREIPDAGALIAQLSPNEFLITGYRARLTFGSAKGERFMVSRVEEGHFDDKGQWVFDRLWNGDQVDYGLNLTTLPQILKVKLATY; from the coding sequence GTGACGTCTCACCGCAAGCCCAAGTGGAGCCGGCATGGCTTCGCGGCCCTGGGCGCGATCCTCAGCCTGGCCGTCGCCGCGCCGTCCTTCGCGCAAGCGCCTTTGCCCAAGCTGGTGACAAAGGACGGCAAGCACGCCCTGATGGTCGACGGCAAGCCGTTCCTGATGCTGGGCGTGCAGGCCAACAACGCCGCCAACTATCCCTCGCAGATGCCCAAGGTGTGGCCGGCCGTGAAGGCCATGCACGCCAACACCCTGGAGATCCCGATCGCCTGGGAACAGATCGAGCCGGTCGAGGGCAAGTTCGACTTCAGCTATCTCGACCTGCTGCTCAAGCAGGCTCGCGAGAACGACACCAAGCTGGTCATCCTGTGGTTCGCCACCTGGAAGAACAACGGCCCGCAGTACGCGCCCGAGTGGGTCAAGCTCGACGACAAGCGCTTCCCGCGCCTGATCAACGGCAAGGGCGAGGTCAAGAACTCGCTGTCGCCGCACTTCCGCGCCACGCTCGAGGCCGACAAGAAGGCCTTCGTCGAGCTGATGCGCTTCATCAAGGCCAACGATCCGGACCACACCGTGATCATGGTCCAGCCCGAGAACGAGGTCGGGGCCTACAGCGCCATCCGCGACTTCTCGCCGACCGCCCAGAAGATCTTCGACGGCCCGGTTCCCAAGGACCTGCTCAAGGCCATGAACAAGAAGCCGGGGACCTGGAAGCAGGTGTTCGGCAAGGACGCCGACGAGTTCTTCTACGCCTGGTCGATCGGCCGCTACGTCGACGAGATCGCCGCCGCCGGCAAGCAGGTGCTGCCGCTGCCGATGTACGTCAACGCCGCCCTGCGCGACCCCTTCAACGACCAGGACCCGTTCACCTATTCGTCGGGCGGCCCAACCTGGAACGTGCTCGACGTCTGGAAGGCCGCCGCGCCGTCGATCGACGCCCTGGCTCCCGACATCTACATGCGCGAGAGCGAGAAGGTCCGGAAGACGCTCGAACAGTACGGCCGTCCCGACAACGCCCTGTTCGTGCCCGAGATCGGCAGCGACAAGGCCTACGCCCGCTACATCTACGACGTGCTGGGCCATCAGGGCATCGGCTTCGCGCCGTTCGGCATCGACTACACCGGCTATTCCAACTACCCGCTGGGGGCCAAGACCATCGACGCCAAGGCGATCGAGAACTTCGCCGTCCACTACCGCCTGCTCTCGCCGATGGCGCGCGAATGGGCCCGCCTGTCCTACGAGGGCAAGGTCTGGGGCGTGGGCGAGCAGGAGGGCGGCAAGCCCGAGACCATCGACCTGGGCGGCCGCTGGAACGTGCGGGTCACCTACGGCGAGTGGCAGTTCGGCTCGATCGAGGCCCCGTGGATGGCCAAGGCCGAGAAGCAGCCCGACCGTGAAATTCCCGACGCCGGCGCCCTGATCGCCCAGCTGTCGCCCAACGAGTTCCTGATCACCGGCTACCGCGCCCGCCTGACCTTCGGCTCGGCCAAGGGCGAGCGGTTCATGGTCTCGCGGGTCGAGGAGGGTCATTTCGACGACAAGGGGCAGTGGGTGTTCGACCGCCTGTGGAACGGCGACCAGGTCGACTACGGCCTGAACCTGACCACCTTGCCGCAGATCCTGAAGGTGAAGCTGGCGACATACTAG
- the cheB gene encoding chemotaxis-specific protein-glutamate methyltransferase CheB — translation MKASGKPVRVMIVEDSTVVRVLLTHIVERDPRLTVSAAVASAEEALACIGQVKPDVISMDIRLPGMDGLEATARIMSDHPTPIVVIADAVEDASLKISMNALRAGALTVVEKPVGLATDGYERLADTICTQLFIMSSVPVIRRRAIGGGARAPREAMPLATSADFQDLGYLALAASTGGPPALARVLDALPADFPAPVLVVQHMGAAFMEGFAGWLDSLSPIRVAVARDGELALPGRAYVAPGDRHLTLTPGGVLRLSGAAPVSGQRPSATVLFQSLARSVGSRTVAALLTGMGEDGAKGLSELRAAGGFTIAEHESSAVVYGMPAAAVKLGAARAVLSLDLIGPRIAQLARRREDA, via the coding sequence GTGAAGGCGTCCGGCAAGCCCGTGCGGGTGATGATCGTCGAGGATTCCACGGTGGTGCGGGTCCTGCTGACCCACATCGTCGAGCGCGACCCGCGCCTGACCGTCTCCGCCGCCGTCGCCTCGGCCGAGGAGGCCCTGGCCTGCATCGGCCAGGTGAAGCCCGACGTGATCTCGATGGACATCCGCTTGCCCGGCATGGACGGACTGGAAGCCACGGCTCGGATCATGTCTGACCATCCGACGCCCATCGTGGTCATCGCCGACGCGGTCGAGGACGCCTCGCTGAAGATCTCGATGAACGCGCTGCGGGCCGGCGCCCTGACGGTGGTGGAAAAGCCCGTGGGCCTGGCCACCGACGGCTACGAGCGCCTGGCCGACACCATCTGCACGCAGCTGTTCATCATGAGCAGCGTGCCGGTGATCCGTCGCCGGGCCATCGGCGGCGGGGCGCGCGCGCCCCGCGAGGCCATGCCCCTCGCCACCAGCGCCGATTTCCAGGACCTGGGCTATCTGGCCCTGGCCGCCTCGACCGGCGGACCGCCGGCCCTGGCCCGGGTGCTCGACGCGCTGCCCGCCGACTTCCCCGCGCCCGTTCTGGTCGTCCAGCACATGGGCGCGGCTTTCATGGAAGGCTTCGCCGGCTGGCTGGACAGCCTGTCGCCGATCCGCGTCGCGGTGGCCCGGGACGGCGAGCTGGCGCTGCCGGGCCGCGCCTATGTCGCGCCCGGCGACCGTCACCTGACCCTGACGCCCGGCGGCGTGCTGCGCCTGTCGGGCGCGGCGCCCGTCAGCGGCCAGCGGCCCTCGGCCACGGTGCTCTTTCAGTCGCTGGCGCGATCGGTGGGTTCCAGGACCGTGGCGGCCCTGCTGACCGGCATGGGCGAAGACGGGGCCAAGGGCCTTTCCGAACTGCGCGCCGCGGGCGGCTTCACCATCGCCGAGCACGAGAGCAGCGCCGTCGTCTACGGCATGCCCGCCGCGGCCGTTAAGCTGGGCGCGGCGCGGGCCGTGTTGAGCCTCGACCTGATCGGCCCGCGCATCGCCCAGCTGGCCCGCCGCCGGGAGGACGCATGA
- a CDS encoding TIM-barrel domain-containing protein: MRSIYRGRGLAAGLALALLASTSAFALDGSFEKTADGVVVSPASGPAKKVRLQVMGERIIHVTASPTQTFDNPPSLMVTAKPATTGFTVDEKGGVLTLKTAKAAAQVSLKDGTVDFLDAAGRKVLAERDRGVFTPVKVEGQDFYAVRQQFNPGTDEAFYGLGQHQNGQMNYNGQDVELLQYNRAVAVPMLLSSRGYGLLWDNNSITRFGNPIPYDVASRDLKIFDADGKAGGFTARYYQNGQLKVTRVEKDIDYRFLKDLPNWPAELQDANKKNLPGQTVTWEGFVQTDKAGEHNFKLYSSGYAKVWLDGQLVIDRWRQNWNPWYHNFDAKLTPGKKHKVRVEWTPDDGYIGLLHNDPMPALDRHSLQLTSEVGKAIDYYYIGGDDLDQVVSGYRDLTGSAVMMPRWAYGFWQSRQRYETQDQIVGVVKEYRKRGLPLDNIVMDWRYWKDPEWGTHKFDETRFPSPQKMVDDIHGMNAHFMISIWPKFYPTTDNFKELDAKGHMYKRNIEQGALDWVGPGYLNSFYDPYSQEARDIYWKQVKRDLKGFGVDAWWMDASEPDLHSNVDVAERTLRMSPTALGPGAEYFNSYALEHTRGVYEGEIKDNPDVRPFILTRSGFGGLQRNASAVWSGDVVARWDDFRDQISAGVNLSMSGIPNWTTDIGGFSVEKRYESKDPAHLEEWRELNLRWFQFGAFSPLFRSHGELPFREIYELADEGTEVYKSLAWYDELRYRLMPYVYTLAADTYHRDGSMMRGLVMDYPNDSKARNVDDQYLFGQDFLVAPVTAFKARSRGVYLPAGTWYDFETGKAFKGGQTVKADAPLARMPLFVKAGAIVPTTVVQQYVGEKPDAPITLLVFTGKDGKYELYEDDGLSNGYARGAWARTPISYDDASGRVTIGARSGTFKGQIEKRTFKVRFIGKGARPTDFDAAADLTVEYDGRPVVLTRK, translated from the coding sequence ATGCGCAGCATCTATCGGGGACGCGGCCTGGCCGCCGGCCTCGCCCTGGCCCTGCTGGCCTCGACCAGCGCCTTCGCCCTCGACGGATCGTTCGAGAAGACCGCCGACGGCGTGGTCGTCAGCCCCGCCTCCGGGCCGGCCAAGAAGGTGCGGCTGCAGGTGATGGGCGAGCGGATCATCCACGTCACCGCCTCGCCGACGCAGACCTTCGACAATCCGCCCAGCCTGATGGTCACGGCCAAGCCGGCCACCACCGGCTTCACGGTAGACGAGAAGGGCGGGGTGCTGACGCTGAAGACCGCCAAGGCCGCTGCGCAGGTCTCGCTGAAGGACGGCACGGTCGACTTCCTCGACGCCGCCGGTCGCAAGGTGCTGGCCGAGCGCGATCGCGGCGTCTTCACGCCGGTCAAGGTCGAGGGACAGGACTTCTACGCCGTCCGCCAGCAGTTCAATCCGGGCACGGACGAGGCCTTCTATGGCCTTGGCCAGCACCAGAACGGCCAGATGAACTACAATGGCCAGGACGTGGAGCTGCTGCAGTACAACCGCGCCGTCGCCGTGCCGATGCTGCTGTCGTCCAGGGGCTACGGCCTGCTGTGGGACAACAACTCGATCACCCGCTTCGGCAATCCGATCCCCTACGACGTCGCCTCGCGCGACCTGAAGATCTTCGACGCCGACGGCAAGGCCGGCGGCTTCACGGCCAGATACTACCAGAACGGCCAGCTGAAGGTGACGCGGGTCGAGAAGGACATCGACTACCGCTTCCTGAAGGACCTGCCCAACTGGCCGGCCGAGCTGCAGGACGCCAACAAGAAGAACCTGCCGGGCCAGACCGTGACCTGGGAGGGCTTCGTCCAGACCGACAAGGCCGGCGAGCACAATTTCAAGCTCTATTCCAGCGGCTACGCCAAGGTGTGGCTGGACGGCCAGCTGGTGATCGACCGCTGGCGGCAGAACTGGAATCCCTGGTACCACAACTTCGACGCCAAGCTGACGCCGGGCAAGAAGCACAAGGTGCGCGTCGAGTGGACGCCCGACGACGGCTATATCGGCCTGCTGCACAACGACCCGATGCCGGCGCTGGACCGCCATTCGCTGCAGCTGACCTCGGAAGTCGGCAAGGCCATCGACTACTACTACATCGGCGGCGACGACCTGGATCAGGTGGTGTCGGGCTATCGCGATCTTACCGGTTCGGCGGTGATGATGCCGCGCTGGGCCTACGGCTTCTGGCAGTCGCGCCAGCGCTACGAGACCCAGGACCAGATCGTCGGCGTGGTGAAGGAGTACCGCAAGCGCGGCCTGCCGCTCGACAACATCGTCATGGACTGGCGCTACTGGAAAGATCCCGAGTGGGGCACGCACAAGTTCGACGAGACGCGCTTTCCCAGCCCGCAGAAGATGGTCGACGACATCCATGGGATGAACGCCCATTTCATGATCTCGATCTGGCCGAAGTTCTATCCGACAACGGACAACTTCAAGGAGCTGGACGCCAAGGGCCACATGTACAAGCGCAACATCGAGCAGGGCGCGCTTGACTGGGTCGGCCCCGGCTATCTGAACTCGTTCTACGACCCGTATTCGCAGGAAGCCCGCGACATCTACTGGAAGCAGGTCAAGCGCGACCTGAAGGGTTTCGGCGTCGACGCCTGGTGGATGGACGCCTCCGAGCCCGACCTGCACTCGAACGTCGACGTGGCCGAGCGCACCCTGCGCATGAGCCCGACGGCGCTGGGCCCGGGCGCGGAATACTTCAACAGCTACGCCCTGGAGCACACGCGCGGTGTCTACGAGGGCGAGATCAAGGACAATCCGGACGTTCGCCCCTTTATCCTGACCCGCTCGGGCTTCGGCGGGTTGCAGCGCAACGCCTCGGCGGTGTGGAGCGGCGACGTGGTGGCGCGCTGGGACGATTTCCGCGACCAGATCTCGGCCGGCGTGAACCTGTCGATGTCGGGCATCCCCAACTGGACCACCGACATCGGCGGCTTCTCGGTCGAGAAGCGCTACGAGAGCAAGGACCCCGCTCACCTGGAAGAGTGGAGGGAGCTGAACCTGCGCTGGTTCCAGTTCGGCGCCTTCAGCCCGCTGTTCCGCAGCCACGGCGAACTGCCGTTCCGCGAGATCTACGAACTCGCCGACGAGGGGACCGAGGTCTACAAGTCGCTGGCCTGGTACGACGAGCTTCGCTACCGGCTGATGCCCTACGTCTACACCCTGGCGGCCGACACCTATCACCGCGACGGCAGCATGATGCGCGGCCTGGTGATGGACTACCCCAACGACTCCAAGGCCCGGAACGTCGACGACCAGTATCTGTTCGGCCAGGACTTCCTGGTGGCGCCCGTGACGGCGTTCAAGGCCCGCTCGCGCGGCGTCTACCTGCCGGCCGGGACCTGGTACGACTTCGAGACCGGCAAGGCCTTCAAGGGCGGCCAGACGGTCAAGGCCGACGCGCCGCTGGCCCGCATGCCGCTGTTCGTGAAGGCCGGCGCCATCGTGCCGACCACGGTCGTCCAGCAGTATGTCGGCGAAAAGCCCGACGCGCCGATCACCCTGCTGGTGTTCACCGGCAAGGATGGCAAGTACGAGCTCTACGAAGACGACGGTCTGTCCAACGGCTATGCCCGCGGCGCCTGGGCCCGCACGCCGATCTCCTATGACGACGCCAGCGGCCGGGTGACGATCGGCGCCCGTTCGGGAACCTTCAAGGGCCAGATCGAGAAGCGCACCTTCAAGGTCCGCTTCATCGGCAAGGGCGCCAGGCCGACCGACTTCGACGCGGCGGCCGACCTGACCGTCGAGTATGATGGCCGGCCGGTGGTGCTGACCCGCAAGTAG